A DNA window from Plasmodium vinckei vinckei genome assembly, chromosome: PVVCY_02 contains the following coding sequences:
- a CDS encoding ubiquitin carboxyl-terminal hydrolase, putative, which produces MFNNNGRHNENYSRDRRNNSSDSEDENIENRRINNYSNYNNFNKFHEQNMNPCKIDEIYVDDTYDQNNIPKHNSNHIRNVSNASSISNTSNVTTNHSTSHDDRDDLEERHRYIENNQNIFLQRKRTENNFEINKDINFNESYSYKNLRGVVDNEIELVVDNFFDKIESNDEIYSEWKICPNFIFRILFIPKTRSNNFMYPVASAFIEAMPKDDWTSDWGFSNVQYYIILINQADYRQSYYKVDNFNFSHINTDRGWHNFVPFEKIREPGFINKKGEIILRAGVFPFGSESYKNSRDINYNSKIRTGFVGLKNHGATCYMNALLQLLYHINIFRKSVCMMIFNIENIIGSKTLEFFKNKLEKKKKKKQRNPTKHMIEIDKKYKNKDMNFEKTDKTSLKRENLKAYQAWKHRKKKIKKKYDENIKSDENNQTSSCASDSNIKNERDISINSVPTDIFLPTTNQVNNNTNENEQTIQFTDIKNDNLHGKDNSRHSTNEEGTENKHTHDYLVAKNMNYINNDISNGLNPESVLKNKKKILKYSNEEEENNGSENESMSVSHICSSDNLSNKCNPTKAKNKNIYKINSHENNKKENYSSMHNSNEDKNPHLDNEQVKISSGDGSDENTVDNASDQSDVQNGKENKIRKRNNLIKNSEENQENYYDISSYEDSDSDEKLSALSIASSDATSYASCSESSASCCYKRKKRKKRTGSTNVDGNYYEYNYENDRTKEIDYKNILIEEENEKKNILPTSLALQNLFYKLHTQNEAVSCKELIRSFGWNASDVFTQQDTHELLKLLLDKVEEQMKGTVVEGSVKKMFEGEVETYIECIDIDYKSVRKETYEDIQLDVQGCNNIYESLDKAVEAEILEGDNIYETDGYGMQRAKKGMRFLNFPNICIFLLKRFTFDLNKMETVKLNNKFEFYKELDLSKYCKDSEPKYILQAVSVHQGNMNSGHYYSFSYKHDEKFWLKCDDDKIYRVSEHSVINDNFGGYDIEIENNMYNFDICDRIKQRMKNYSAYMLVYVKKSLIPKLIKECDPAIVNPQVVRRCKLEEIINKKRTKLKQDILQYIKIKVYDKYSYIYKSFSGLPSNNIPSLFSTKFNKNKTLSDIFFQILKIIKNIYTRKKNKQLMHHSKCHHKSNKKQKITSSNNLNSMDNNLTYQNKQTLINNPNYPMFVSPEMNTTDLSNSLNCQMSNNTINSNNKTHIKMEQLDEKRYNNGNCNDSNFANNRTTDLMMKTHFSKIGNIQTKEEFDHIIENVNNQSDTSLSTNSSVPSGCTTTTLDNYIKYISKKQKFETDKRSSKNNRIKHKKKTKKKKKIKKQNDKITKRPKKEKHIQNPSSSHYSRFRSNSSYDSEDTASNSFASNDSSHISNSDHFSDSGNTSTNSASNTSTTSHSASSSSSSSSSFTSTSSSSQFTSYCYPNKRNCFFVLLPVNDTYRYLPLDLKNNGKLYLYELLKKTSRESNDLFPTIDILYLPYNKRTTVSGSGGSKNKNILLFLKYFDIYNEEKINDSSLVCLDVMHCNINLKSKHLETRMINKVLKAMDKNFIVKNNYNTLKEYIQNINNNDIYSDESPNFKIFVEYKNKCNLIKQKKSIAHNKIITSDLLIFNFISNNDLEKKKKIILSLGNKKQDLYITKENISSYDLFLNANVLNKILYRISKLINQTSLNLHYIICNRNGIFYKINDDQNNISLTNQDTKQETQLESNSNNLFQDINTNYFDKINENVENENVKNTSENMLYQNSMQFKKTSENNKPTQNHNINNFNILDNNNDNLNDNEINSLYLCLKKYSKNSEQNNIFYEYSLIDQNLADKLNQIIINNNQHILKEKKKYTIINSEAILHNTQNLFSIESKNICRDYQYPFYSPNSSDLSSDEFDTANCNNKMASYSENNLKKKKKKKKNRNSKQNSPKFTTDEACQHLNNINYSDSNLTIPKVERNILNTANLGSHTIKKAHCYYYNSRKNDVINDSLETLNESNITTTLMSNENATSNELIDVNYSDISSRSSANSVLTYTSESTDYYLDNVEEELEESVYTSQIYDHKKEAKRVRRNTKKNIKNFTNIKTQDEEYKITTDEQLYEKNINQNGEYTHNNLYNNAEPKNDSIYNMESQLANTHYEKNIQIKTIDNISKINEQIGDPNNIGINSIPSNTTLHIDPDSMKDRIHSYNNAILEMKNCNNDTNENDKPTTPHIDIDQNFKNNNISKKANGIIKKCGGIPSKEEPILPFYVICDYLDFVERKMYVNRFRFKLYDPIYQLGKYRNCSGVILKSDLKKSCLNYIDSHFLFLKKELCKIDLDIDIRCPTKQIFKHVCYKMNIDPTHILIYPYPPLNSPINFIPYNIDSFTYPPEHDNDSYHEYSDNMNSNDPSYTDENTNPASGQISFETLIKQRTMELEHNSLTEQKTFCLSLLPFHYKYFTRLYPHDSPKYFHYVIQLFNSHVQSVSAFTGHIKLKKSKKKCAIGNANDSKSNNYYNLDAESVDSTSSSDNSSSTLANNEYDSNDYTTVQDLIDKIKLEMNPYLKKRGINPKHKFRLLFTFGPKIKYLNSNEPLIHLDFVKTNHIKNVYVTPLRMEPDFTDHQKQMLEMNQLKIIHVFNQTPSKEVFGYSFDVLVEPNDTMLEIKNKIRKRTILPKYIFDKITFFEYENGQRIWRSNDDIINWNNKQFAIIIGEHHAPSQSKPQIGMKIA; this is translated from the exons atgtttaataataatggcagacataatgaaaattacAGTAGGGACAGAAGAAATAATTCATCAGATAGTgaagatgaaaatatagaaaatagacgaataaataattatagcaattataataattttaataaatttcatgaacaaaatatgaATCCATGTAAAATTgatgaaatatatgttgATGATACATatgatcaaaataatataccaAAACATAATAGTAATCATATAAGAAATGTAAGTAATGCAAGTAGTATTAGCAATACTAGTAATGTAACAACAAACCATAGTACTAGCCATGATGATAGAGATGATCTTGAAGAACGACATAgatatattgaaaataatcaaaatatttttttacaaagaAAACGAAcggaaaataattttgaaataaataaagatataaattttaatgaatcttattcttataaaaatttaagagGTGTAGTAGATAATGAAATAGAATTAGTTGTCgacaatttttttgataaaattgaaaGTAATGATGAGATATATTCAGAATGGAAAATATGtccaaattttatttttagaatattatttattccaAAAACTAgatcaaataattttatgtacCCAGTGGCATCAGCATTTATTGAAGCAATGCCAAAAGATGATTGGACTAGTGATTGGGGTTTTAGTAATGtacaatattatattatattaattaatcaAGCAGATTATAGACAATCATATTATAAAgttgataattttaatttttctcaTATAAATACAGATCGAGGTTGGCATAACTTCGTTCCATTTGAAAAGATAAGAGAACCCggatttataaataaaaaaggggaaattattttaagaGCTGGTGTATTTCCATTTGGTTCTGAAtcctataaaaatagtagagacattaattataatagtaaaataCGAACCGGATTTGTTGGACTAAAGAATCATGGAGCTACATGCTATATGAATGCTTTATTACAACTTTTATATcatatcaatatttttcgTAAATCTGTTTGTATGATGatatttaatattgaaaatattatcggAAGTAAAACtcttgaattttttaaaaataaattagaaaaaaaaaaaaaaaaaaaacaaagaaaTCCAACCAAACATATGATagaaattgataaaaaatataaaaataaagatatgaattttgaaaaaacaGATAAAACATCtttaaaaagagaaaatcTTAAAGCATATCAAGCATGGAAacatcgaaaaaaaaaaattaaaaaaaaatatgatgaaaacataaaaagtgatgaaaataatcaaaCCTCTTCATGTGCATCTGATAGTAATATCAAAAATGAAAGGGATATATCTATAAATAGTGTACCAACTGATATTTTCCTTCCAACAACAAACCAAGtcaataataataccaatgaaaatgaacaaaCTATACAATTTActgatattaaaaatgataaccTTCATGGGAAAGACAATTCAAGACATAGTACTAACGAAGAAGGAActgaaaataaacatacTCATGATTATTTGGTAgctaaaaatatgaactacataaataatgatatttcAAATGGCTTAAATCCTGAGTcggttttaaaaaataaaaaaaaaattcttaaatattcaaatgaggaagaagaaaataatggtTCTGAAAATGAATCCATGTCAGTTTCTCACATCTGTTCTTCTGATAATTTATCAAACAAATGTAATCCAACAAAagctaaaaataaaaatatatacaaaataaatagtcatgaaaataataaaaaagaaaattatagtTCTATGCATAATTCAAATGAAGATAAAAACCCTCATCTTGATAATGAACAAGTCAAAATATCAAGTGGGGATGGGTCTGACGAGAACACAGTCGACAATGCTAGCGATCAAAGTGATGTACAAAATggtaaagaaaataaaattagaaaacgaaataatttaataaaaaatagtgaaGAAAATcaagaaaattattatgatattaGTAGTTATGAAGATAGTGATTCTGATGAAAAATTGTCAGCTCTTTCAATTGCATCATCAGATGCAACATCTTATGCCAGTTGTTCTGAATCTTCAGCATCATGTtgttataaaagaaaaaaaagaaaaaagagaaCTGGAAGTACAAATGTTGATGGAAActattatgaatataattatgaaaatgatcGAACTAAAGAAAtagattataaaaatatattgatagaagaagaaaatgaaaaaaaaaatattttaccaACATCTTTAGCTcttcaaaatttattttataaactcCATACACAAAATGAAGCAGTATCTTGTAAAGAATTGATTCGATCTTTTGGATGGAATGCTAGTGATGTTTTTACTCAACAAGATACACATGAATTATTAAAGTTGTTGTTAGATAAAGTAGAAGAACAAATGAAAGGAACAGTAGTTGAAGGTTCTGTTAAAAAGATGTTTGAAGGGGAAGTAGAAACATATATAGAATGTATAGATATAGATTATAAAAGTGTAAGAAAAGAAACATATGAAGATATACAGTTAGATGTACAAGGGTGTAATAACATCTATGAATCATTAGATAAAGCAGTAGAAGCAGAAATCTTAGAAggtgataatatatatgagaCTGATGGATATGGTATGCAAAGAGCTAAAAAAGGAATGAGATTTTTAAACTTTCcaaatatttgtatatttttattaaaacgATTTACAtttgatttaaataaaatggaaacagtcaaattaaataataaatttgaattttataaagaattagatctatcaaaatattgtaAAGATAGTGAAccgaaatatattttacaagcAGTTTCAGTACATCAAGGAAACATGAATAGTGGGCATTACTATTCCTTTAGTTACAAACatgatgaaaaattttGGCTTAAATGTGATGacgataaaatatatagagtTAGCGAGCATTCAGTAATTAATGATAACTTTGGAGGATATGATAtagaaattgaaaataacatgtataattttgatatatgTGATAGGATTAAACaaagaatgaaaaattatagtgCCTATATGTTAGtatatgttaaaaaatcTTTAATAcctaaattaataaaagaatgTGATCCTGCTATTGTTAATCCTCAAGTTGTCAGACGATGTAAACTTgaagaaataattaataaaaaacgtACTAAATTAAAACAAGATATCttacaatatattaaaattaaagtatatgataaatatagttatatttataaatccTTTTCAGGATTAccatcaaataatataccaTCATTATTCAGTactaaatttaataaaaataaaacactttcagatatattttttcaaattttaaaaataattaaaaatatttatactagaaaaaaaaacaaacaattAATGCATCACTCTAAATGTCATCATAAATCAaacaaaaaacaaaaaattacatcATCTAACAATTTGAACTCAATGGATAATAACTTGACttatcaaaataaacaaacatTGATCAACAATCCAAATTATCCCATGTTTGTATCACCAGAAATGAATACTACAGATTTATCGAATTCACTAAACTGTCAAATGTCTAACAATACtataaatagtaataataagactcatataaaaatggaacaacttgatgaaaaaagatataacaATGGTAATTGTAATGATAGTAATTTTGCTAATAATAGAACTACTGATTTAATGATGAAAACGCATTTCTCTAAAATTGGAAATATTCAAACAAAAGAAGAATTTGATCATATTattgaaaatgtaaataaccAATCAGATACAAGTTTATCTACTAATTCTTCTGTTCCTTCTGGATGTACTACAACTACTTtagataattatattaaatatatttctaaaaaacaaaaatttgaaaCTGATAAGAGatcatcaaaaaataacaggattaaacataaaaaaaaaacaaaaaaaaaaaaaaaaattaaaaaacaaaatgataaaataacaaaaagacctaaaaaagaaaaacatataCAAAATCCATCTTCTTCACATTATTCACGATTTAGATCTAATTCATCTTATGATTCCGAAGATACTGCATCTAATTCATTTGCATCTAATGATTCATCACATATTTCTAATTCTGATCATTTTTCAGATTCAGGAAATACATCAACAAATAGTGCATCTAACACTAGTACTACATCACATTCCGCTTCTTCGTCTTCCTCCTCCTCCTCTTCTTTTACTTCAACTTCTTCATCCTCACAATTTACTTCCTACTGTTATCCAAACAAGAGAAActgtttttttgttttacttCCTGTTAATGACACATATAGATATCTTCCCCTCGATCTcaaaaataatggaaaattatatttatatgaattacTTAAAAAGACAAGCAGAGAATCAAATGATTTATTCCCAACAATCGATATACTATACCTTCCTTACAATAAACGAACTACTGTTTCAGGTTCTGGGGgttctaaaaataaaaatatattactttttttaaaatattttgatatatataatgaagaaaaaattaatgattCATCGTTAGTCTGTTTAGATGTTATGCATTGtaacataaatttaaaatcaaAACATTTAGAAACAAGAATGATAAATAAAGTATTAAAAGCAAtggataaaaattttattgtcaaaaataattataacacCTTAAAGGAGtacatacaaaatattaataataatgatatatattcagATGAATCaccaaattttaaaatatttgttgaatataaaaataaatgcaatttaataaaacaaaaaaaaagtattgcacataataaaattattactaGTGATCTACTAATATTTAACTTTATAAGTAATAACGAtctagaaaaaaaaaaaaaaattattctaTCTTTAGGTAATAAGAAACAAGATCTATATATTactaaagaaaatatatcatcttatgatctatttttaaatgcaaatgtattaaataaaattttatatagaaTAAGTAAACTAATTAATCAAACTTCATTAAATttacattatataatatgcaatagaaatggaatattttacaaaattaatgatgaccaaaataatatttcactAACTAACCAAGACACAAAACAAGAAACTCAATTGGAATCTAAttctaataatttattccAAGATATAAACACCAACTATTTtgacaaaataaatgaaaatgtagaaaatgaaaatgtaaaaaatacaagTGAAAATATGCTATATCAAAATTCGAtgcaatttaaaaaaacatcagaaaataataaacctACACAAAATCACAacataaacaattttaatatattagacaataataatgataatttaaatgataacgaaataaatagtttatatttgtgtttaaaaaaatacagtAAAAATTctgaacaaaataatattttttatgaatatagCTTGATTGATCAGAATTTAGCtgataaattaaatcaaattataattaataataatcaacatattttaaaagaaaaaaaaaaatatactattattaattcTGAAGCTATTTTACACAATACTCAAAATTTGTTTTCTATagaatcaaaaaatatttgtcgTGATTATCAATATCCATTTTATTCACCAAACTCATCTGATTTATCATCTGATGAATTTGATACAGCTAactgtaataataaaatggcTAGCTATtctgaaaataatttaaaaaaaaaaaaaaaaaaaaaaaaaaatagaaatagTAAACAAAATAGTCCAAAATTTACTACTGATGAAGCATGCCAACatctaaataatataaattattctgATTCAAATTTAACTATTCCTAAGGTTGagagaaatattttaaatactGCCAATTTGGGTTCtcatacaataaaaaaagctcattgttattattacaattcTAGAAAAAATGATGTCATAAATGATTCATTAGAAACTTTAAATGAATCTAATATTACTACAACATTAATGTCAAATGAAAATGCTACATCTAACGAATTAATAGATGTAAATTATTCAGATATTTCTTCTCGTTCTTCTGCCAACTCTGTTTTAACTTACACATCTGAAAGTACAGATTATTATCTAGATAATGTTGAAGAAGAATTAGAAGAATCTGTTTATACTAGCCAAATTTATGATCACAAAAAAGAAGCAAAACGGGTTCGAAGGAAcaccaaaaaaaacatcaaaaattttactaatataaaaactcAAGATGAAGAATACAAAATTACAACAGACGaacaattatatgaaaaaaatatcaatcAAAATGGTGAATACACACATAATAatctttataataatgcagaaccaaaaaatgattctatatataatatggaATCACAGCTAGCTAATACTCATTATGAAAagaatatacaaattaaaaccatagataatatatccaaaataaatgaacaGATTGGTGACCCAAATAATATAGGTATAAATTCAATTCCTAGCAATACTACATTACACATAGATCCAGATTCTATGAAGGATAGAATCCATTCTTATAATAATGCTATACtagaaatgaaaaattgcAACAATGatacaaatgaaaatgataaaccTACTACTCCACATATTGACATTgatcaaaattttaaaaataataatattagtaAGAAGGCAAACggaattattaaaaaatgtggaGGTATACCAAGTAAAGAAGAACCCATTTTACCTTTTTATGTTATATGTGATTATCTAGATTTTGTTGAAAGAAAAATGTATGTCAATAGATTCagatttaaattatatgatcCTATATATCAATTAGGAAAATATCGAAATTGTTCAGgtgttatattaaaaagtgatttaaaaaaaagctgtttaaattatattgattcacattttttatttttaaaaaaagaattatgtaaaatagATTTAGATATAGATATTAGATGCCcaacaaaacaaatatttaaacaTGTATGctataaaatgaatattgATCCGActcatatattaatatatccTTATCCTCCCCTCAATAGTCCAATTAATTTCATTccatataatatagattCATTTACTTATCCCCCTGAACATGACAATGATTCATATCATGAATATTCTGATAATATGAATTCTAATGATCCTAGTTATACAGACGAAAACACAAATCCTGCATCTGGACAAATCTCTTTTGAAActttaataaaacaacGTACTATGGAATTAGAACATAATTCTTTAACTGAGCaaaaaacattttgtttatctttattaccatttcattataaatattttacaagATTATATCCTCATGATTCtccaaaatattttcactatgttattcaattatttaattcacATGTACAATCAGTTTCTGCATTTACTGGTCATATTAAATTGAAAAAGTCGAAAAAGAAATGTGCCATAGGTAATGCTAACGATTCGAAAtctaataattattacaacTTAGATGCAGAGAGTGTCGATTCTACATCTAGTTCAGATAATTCTAGTAGCACATTAGCAAACAATGAATATGATTCAAATGATTATACTACCGTTCAAGATCTAATAGATAAAATCAAGTTAGAAATGAAcccatatttaaaaaaaaggggAATCAATCcaaaacataaatttagattattatttaccttCGGAcctaaaattaaatatttgaacAGCAACGAACCATTAATACATCTGGATTTTGTAAAAACAAATCACATTAAAAACGTATATGTAACCCCACTCCGAATGGAGCCAGACTTTACGGATCACCAAAAGCAAATGCTCGAAATGAACCAACTAAag ATAATTCATGTTTTTAATCAAACCCCGTCCAAAGAAGTTTTCGGATACAGTTTTGACGTTTTAGTAGAG ccTAATGATACTATGCTAGAAATAAAGAACAAGATACGAAAGAGAACAATTTTAccgaaatatatatttgacaAAATAACATTCTTTGAATATGAAAATGGGCAAAGAATTTGGAGATCTAATGACGATATTATAAACTGGAATAACAAGCAATTTGCCATTATCATTg GAGAACACCATGCCCCATCGCAATCAAAGCCACAGATAGGAATGAAAATAGCTTAG
- a CDS encoding mitochondrial import inner membrane translocase subunit TIM50, putative — MNKLINIINLKNNEKRFVRQLNSCPWVGQQNLYCSVGRNFKNFDNSKIGKNKIITIDNVNMKNKMCNLKNYSFCKTSNITKVSRINIRQFSTSSGGTKIEKNSDSVNINSNEVDEKVVNKCKQSSSLENNGKRRQKTTREIYMDRKQREEIIKMYLFLSLILMPFGYIYMYCIEKDINIKQLMQIIMKKCEHLESQYNEIIQEFIDKYFPVSNEPLLPDFKDLNYPENLPTLVIDLNYVIAKLEYNRKTGWRVLKRPYSDLFFKELSSFYEIVIWSDDNFPVAQEVASKWGIPAIGCLHRDQCSRKKKYYIKDLNRLGRNLDRVVIIDHDIHAFMLQPENGILIKEFHGDVEDNEMLCLIDLLKSFAISSYDIGQFLRKYGGGDYNIGKRYLQHKSDTEQKSQRIRSLGKIFHVDNKKPHPGMSFNL, encoded by the coding sequence ATGAACAAgcttattaatataattaatttaaagaaTAATGAAAAGAGGTTTGTTCGGCAGCTTAATTCATGTCCTTGGGTGGGTCAGCAAAACTTGTACTGCTCTGTAGGTCGAAATTTCAAGAATTTTGATAATAGTAAAATAGGGAAAAATAAGATTATAACTATTGATAATGTAAATATGAAGAATAAAATGTGTAacttgaaaaattatagttTTTGTAAAACTTCAAACATAACAAAGGTTAGTAGAATAAACATTAGACAATTTTCTACAAGTTCTGGGGGTAccaaaattgaaaaaaatagtgatagtgttaatataaattcaaaTGAAGTTGATGAGAAAGTagtaaataaatgtaaacAAAGTAGTAgtttagaaaataatggaaaACGGCGGCAAAAAACAACaagagaaatatatatggataGAAAACAAAgagaagaaataataaaaatgtatttatttttaagtttaatattaatgccatttggatatatatatatgtattgtatagaaaaagatataaatataaaacaattaatgcaaataataatgaaaaaatgtgaaCATTTAGAATCacaatataatgaaataatacaagaatttatagataaatattttcctgTTAGTAATGAACCATTATTACCTGACTTTAAAGATTTAAATTACCCCGAAAATTTACCAACTTTAGTAATAGatttaaattatgttaTAGCTAAATTAGaatataatagaaaaaCTGGATGGAGGGTTTTGAAGAGGCCATACTccgatttattttttaaagaacTATCGAGTTTTTATGAAATAGTTATATGGTCTGATGATAATTTCCCAGTAGCACAAGAGGTAGCATCAAAATGGGGAATACCAGCTATTGGTTGTTTACATAGAGATCAATGTtctagaaaaaaaaaatattatattaaagatTTAAATAGGTTAGGTAGAAATTTAGATAGGGTTGTTATAATTGATCATGATATACATGCTTTTATGTTACAACCTGAAAATggaatattaataaaagaatttCATGGTGATGTAGAAGATAATGAAATGTTATGTCTTATTGATTTACTAAAATCTTTTGCTATTAGTTCATATGACATTGGTCAATTTTTACGAAAATATGGGGGCGGGGATTATAATATAGGTAAAAGATATTTACAGCACAAAAGTGATACTGAACAAAAATCGCAAAGAATACGAAGCCTCGGAAAGATATTTCATgtagataataaaaagccTCACCCTGGCATGTCATTCAACTTGTAA
- a CDS encoding dolichyl-diphosphooligosaccharide--protein glycosyltransferase subunit DAD1, putative, which produces MNGNVNNFYNKYMNITLKKIKFIDIYIIFNLFNIILLSIYAFIFSLFKEKIAHGTIFTAIGNVTLLIALRVQITNKTLFSLKQEKIIFDFVLCSLILYIGTFSYIHLN; this is translated from the exons atgaacggcaatgtaaataatttttacaacaaatatatgaatattacacttaaaaaaattaaattcatagatatatatataatttttaacctttttaatataattcttttatcaatttatgcattcatattttcattatttaaagaaaaaatagcaCATGGTACTATTTTTACAGCTATTGGAAATGTCACACTTTTAATCGCCTTGCGTGTGCAG ATCACGAACAAGACCTTGTTTAGTCTTAAGcaggaaaaaattattttcgaTTTTGTGCTGTGCTCactaattttatatattg GCACATTTAGCTATATCCACTTAAATTAG